Below is a window of Cydia splendana chromosome 3, ilCydSple1.2, whole genome shotgun sequence DNA.
cgagtcgaatggccaaaacagcgtgtgcctatgttgcaacaaacctgagttccactaggtactgccagggttcagcatgagttctatcttgggtactgttctcccaagtgctcatcatgacgagtcggatgtccaaaatagcgtgtgtctatgttgcatcaaacctgatcgagttccactaggtacagccagggttcagcatcagctctatcttgggtactactttcctaagttctcatcaagacgagttgcatgaccaaaacagcgtgtgcctatgttgtataaaacccgagctccattaggcactgtcagggttcagcatcagctatcttgggtactgaaagtactgatctacccagtgatcatcatgacgagtcggatatccaaaacagcgtgtgtctatgtatgttgcatcaaacctgagctccactaggtactgccagggttcggcatcggctctatcttgggtactactctcctaagtgctcatcaagatgagtcggatgaccaaaccataatgtgcctttgttacaccaaacctgagttccactaggtactgccagggtactgggtcattttgctgaactgcacgccgacgtttcgattggcgtgcagttcccatacaagttgcagtcgggttgtagtccgtctgtatcggccctaagtccaATAgaaacactaaaggcgccattcattaattacgtaagacaatttttgccagcttttgaccccctcccaaccctatgtaagaaataataagaataggctgaccccgtccagacaccaatataatttattttcaaaaaaatatttttatgaatgtttatttgtacctgtacaaaggtacttgagctcgtttaagctaacaccGTGTTTGATAGTGTACTAACAGGATCGAGTAGGGTGACTGGAGAGGGTTTGAAGTTATAGGCTCGGTGTCTAGTATAATAATtccatagagtgtggaagtaattattttaaacgtcataatttcatagaaattaaaaaaaatattgcatctttgtgatcttacttaagaactatgaaaaccccctcccacccccttgtaagaaaacataagatatgttcgacccccctccaccccaaaatcgtcttacgtaataaatgaatggcgccaaaactgtatctcgaagtgaaaatacccgatttaagtttgctaacacaacatgactgatcatcacatcgtcagcgtcacaaaacatacgagtaaattgacctccgcagtaaatatacagcaagattgattgttctagtaggtattcacaaaaacttaattgctaaaatgggaatcaaaccaagtgaagcgaggtgggttgaatccaaaattgtacccactttggtagtcatcgttgttaatggcgtaagcgccatcgacattattgaacttgaaaacaccacataggtatcgtattgtctgaatacccacaacacaagccatcttaagtagtcaatttgtataagaatgtccaatatttatttatttattactatcgccatctgttagagatagaaataattaacattagcacgaatgttaattcatcattttgccaacagatggcgctagtagtaatacaaagtgttattactttattttatttttttaggtttataaaatgatatttttatgtttgataacacatctagacatgaatttaaattactatgttaaatttcaaacctaacagtgcagtagtttttccgtaaagtgtaccacaagaatgcatagttcgtcgattagtgatagggctcgcttcgctcgccctaactaggaatcctctagaccgagtttaaagcaattatttcatgcaaccgatgatgccaaaaatgcgggggtgcgcgggacgatgtgagcgaagtcccgtgccgtgattggtccgttcaaacgacgaacgagttcacggacgtcacacaaagacactctcgactcgaacatggagtaaaattaccgtatgcgtggcagagggggtagcgcgactatgctatttaagtctggaggatgttttgtctgtgggttGACTAGACGCtgtcgggagacgctagtgtggggtggctctaaGTAATTTCATTTAGTATGGAAGCGATTTATGGCTTCGTGTTCGACTGTTCGTGTGACTCTCACCaatgactttaaaaaaaagtcacCCATCTATTGTTTTAAGTTATCTATTCTGTGGGTTGCTAACACGAAAATGATTATGATTTACGTCCCATCGCTTCACGAGGGCTGTTACGACCACTGAGTCGATAGCTAGACAGAGTAAGCGTaatattccatttctgaccgcagctgcactactagtacaaacgcgtcggtgttattgtcaatttccatagtaaaatgaatggtagtgctgctgtcgttggaaatggactgccACCTTAAGGGTGACAATTAAAGTAAGTTGAACAAACACTTTCAAATTGGAaaaaaacaagatgcgacatgcagatTCTACCAGGAGTcggaggagactgcaatgcacattctctgttcctgtggaccactaatgtcaaaaagaagtacctacttaggaccgtattgcaaccctatgaggtacagagtatcacggcccaaagaatctggaattgggtactttcctctaggtaaggtacttaaaataaatcatttcacactgtgcacgaaataaaacaccagataattattagaaaaacatagaagccgttattttttaacaaaatttaactacatttaataaatcggattgaaatataaaaaataaattaattaaaaattaaaaaacacgactgcgaaaaagcgaactgaaaagacaaaaataatttttagttgtgttagttacccagtcacatgattgatatttttcattgactgtacctgtgtattttatttcaattgcagtcggggaccttgatgtattgacattttcccatttaaaaggtccccgactgcaatcgaaataaaatacacaggtacagtcaatgaaaaatatcaatcatgtgactgggtaactaacacaactaaaaattatttttgtcttttcagttcgctttttcgcagtcgtgttttttaatttttaattaatttattttattttatactttttagattttttaaaccAACCAAATGTTTTATGATTTgcacctggctttggaccgcgtgcagcgcgtcacatacgtcgggctacgcccgactcctttagtatgagggcgcctccaGCGCCCagatttggtaagcgtacaacgtgtcacgtacgtcgactcttttagtatgagggcgccgaaggcgcctggctttggaacgcgtgcagcgcgccacgtacgtcggggtaCACCCAACGCTttaagtatgagggcgccgaaggcacccGGGTTTGGTAAGCgttcagcgcgccacgtacgtcgcgctacgcccgacgctttagtatgagggcgccaaaggcgcccagctttggtaagcgtacaacgtgtcacgtacgtagggctacgcccgacacttttagtatgagaaggtcgaaggcgcctggctttggaccgcgcgcagcgcgcctcgtacgtcgggctatgcccgacgctttgagtatgaggacgccgaaggcgcctggtTTTGGTAAGCGTGCAGCGtgtctcgtacgtcgggctgcgcccgactcttttagtatgagaaggtcgaaggcgcctggctttggaccgcgtgcagcgcgccacgtacgtctggctacctacgcccgactcttttagtatgcgGGCGCCGAAAGCGCCtgactttggaacgcgtacagcgcgccacgtacgtcgctttaagtgtgagggcgccgaaggcgcccgggttcggtaagcgtacaacgcgccacggacgtcaggctacgcccgacgctttgagtatgagaacgctgaaggcgcccggctttggtaagcgtacagcgtgtcacgtacgtcgggctacgcccgacacttttagtatgagaaggtcgaaggcgcctggctttggaccgcgcgcagcgcgccacgtacgtcgggctacctacgcccgactctattagtatgcgggcgcccggttttggaacgcgtacagcgcgccacgtacgtcgggctacgcccgacgctttgagtatgaggacgccgaaggcgcccggctttggtaagcgtacagcgtgtcacgtacgtcgggctacgcccgacgcttttagtatgaggacaccgaaggcgcccggttttggaacgcgtacagcgcgccacgtacgtcgggcgtcCTAGGAAAGAATCTACAATTATTTTTAGAAGAAATCATTTATCCAGAAAATACCAAGCTGACTTTGCATAGCATTCGCTAAGACAAAGTGtgaaaatatcatcatcataaatgttaaaattaaataaaaacatacggtTATTATGATACTTTCACAATTTGTTCTACCAAAgttggtgcagagttagcttagagagACTGCATCATATCGATTGATAAATAGAagctatattttaaacttttcgattccattaGCGCAATTTAGAAGGTgtattaaaaactatgagtagtatactgtacctaatataataaaattatatttttttatgatcagcggtcaaaccccTTCTTTTTAatgtcccattcaataataatatttggttttatgagataagcttttcttaacatattttgtcaattcttactttctcaaacttaaacttaaacccacatgttgcgtatatattattaatcggctttcacagcccttcattttgataccctactcgataggtttgcacgatatttttttctaaaggttgcgtaatatggcgtattaagtccgccatattgtttttataatgacgtcacatagcctatgtcacCCGGGATGaagtaaggattctaatgatgtaccatacgtctaaatcggttaaggctatcagaagttaaggtggaataaagaaactcacatacatacaaacatgaacgctgaaaacaatacactcttttttttgggcagtcgtgtaaaaagaaggtgagttgaccgtgacgtcactatacacgttttcatataaattccatattagcaaatcgttttgacagttctaaaaaagaaactgatttgactagtagccAAGAAAGAAGTAGAAGTAACAGTAGTGCCAATTTCTTGGATTCAAAGGGCATTAGtaatgattgtaatgaactttaaacggccgtcacaatagattaCTGCTTAATCGACGTGGCACTAACGTATCCcaacaatataattaataatatataatatagagATAAACAGAGCCAACAAAATTAGAAACCAGTTAAAGAATAAACAAGTCATTAAGTTTATGAAAAATCTCTGCCTGTTTTTTAACTCTGTGGATGCGACTTGTTTATCCAAATATTTCATAATTTGGACCTCGGGTTTTCGCCCCCTggctttgttttgtttgtttacattgtaATGTATTAGAAAGATGAGTTTGTTGACTGTTGAAATAACTATCACCGAAAAAAAACGAACCTATACTACCTATACGAACTAGCGCGGACACGTGCGACGGACTTTACCCACAATACACCCGGGTCAAACACAAAACTGTGTTCACGACTTTCCTGTAGAccagcggtgggcaaagtacggcccgcgggccatctgcggcccgcgaatggattttatccggcctgccgccggtcctatgaaataattaatatgtgtcattggcccacgattgtcaatttatcacaaataaaattaaattttggctacaattctggccctccacttaaattttctaagctttctggccccccatgaagaaagtttgcccaccacgcTGTAGACATACCCAAAAGTTAAGGGGTATAAAggtaaattttcttatttaacacttatccacatgaaaaggtacttttatttggataattatgataaaatcatgacctacatgcccacaagctgttaagtATTATCCACAAGAGAGAAAACTTGTGTGTTCACCAAAACTGCACCTACACTATTCTCTCCTGTAGAGTACCtaagtacatatgtatttgTTTAATATCGAACGAGAAAAAAGCCGCAGCCGCAACCACACTATTCATCCACAGCCGAATTTCAATGCGCATTGAACATTGGAAATAACAAATGTGTAGGCCGAGAGGTGAAAGGAAAAACCCATAGCCGTTAGGGCCGGCAAACAGAGTGTTAATAACGCTAAAAGCTCCAGAGGTCTGCGGCACAGGATACAGATTATCCAACAGTAAGGGCCaattgcaccaaccacatttgacagactgatcaacgtcagccggcgccccccggcactttactatgaaaatttccatacataaaaattttgcgaactctttaacgatacgaacagtttggtgcaaccgaccctagaATAGGATTAAAACAGCGACAGAATATGTAGAATAGACAAAGCTTTCAAAACATTTTTGATCAACGGTTCACATGACTGCCACGTATCAACGATTCACATTACTGACACTTATCACAGTATCACTAGAAGTTATGTCTTCTCCATAAATATGTCGCTCGCAGAGAATGACGGCATTCGCAGGGACACTAGAGCTGCGGGCTGCCCTGGGCTAGTAGGATACTTAAATtaagtgattctattggtttATGACAATTATGAcaaatacacacacacaaatcCCTCACTACGCAAGTACGCATCCTCgaacatctctggtggaaacacAGCCTTAGGCAGGTTTCTAGCTCTCCCCTATTTTAATAACCAATAGGTAAGAATATCACGGAAAAATACAAGCGGAAAAtggcaataaacttgcattctgCATTAACCAAGCGAGCGCTTTAATGATATCTGGCTTAAACCTCATAAAATAAGAGCGCAAACTCgtccaataaaaatatttagtgtGCATTTAATTTGAAAAAGAGGAATGAATGAGCTGGGTAATGGAGTTTCATTCGCTTGTGCTTTGCAATTACCGTTGTAAGCATTTTTTAAAAGTTATTCATTTGAAAGGACAGTTCCATTTGGtacggtttaaaaaaaaaaaaactttagttaatGTTAATTGCAAGTGACACTATTTCTGTTAATCATAAGTAGCATAATAGATTAGGTCAACAAATAAAAAACGGTATCTTTCTTGATGTGACTGGTAAATCGTATACATTTTTGAGAACCAGGAATTCAaaaatccggaggtcgcgggttcaaaccccggctcataccaatgagtttttcggaagttACGTACGAAATAAATATCATTTCAtaaagtcggaccaaaaaaagtctgcagtggatttgatagcccacgcagtgcaagtgttacttatacttacgtcataatttcatagaagtttgacgtttaaaatgacacttgcactgcgtgggctatcaaatccgctgcagagtattcttggtctgattctatttaccagttgcttttatACCGCATCCTTAAATTACCTTAAAACTTGGCATGATCATTAACGTAACATATACATATCTATGTACATATGTCGCTTCTAGGTTTCGTTGTacaaacggcgcgattcgggaaatgaatccacggcaaaaggtaccttatggcgtttggcgcttacgctattattaacgccgctccaataatTATTGCgtccgccataaggtaccttttaatAATCGCGCCGAAAGACattatacaaagaaaatagtgattagaagttttgtatgtaatcaCGTTTTAAAATAAGATTGTAACTTAGATTGCATGGCGGCGGCTAGGTTCATGTGACACTTAATTGAATTTTAGTTTTGCTCGCTGTTAGATGTCATGACAATTAAATTCTGTGTGCTGTGACAGCGGAGTCACGGCTAAACTTTCAATATTCGTAATGGTGGCTGGTGGGCTACGTCCGCGGAGTGATGCGTCGCGTCACACCTCGCCTTTACCGTGTCCctatagtgtaaatttcattcgatagcgtgacgaaggcgtgacgtgacgtacgcgtttgcgttttaagtgtcattttgtatgagattttgagtttccaaaacgtcccactTGGCGCGCtcttcaaaatcccatacaaaatgagacaacGCTAACGCGAACTTACCTTATTAAGGATTCTCTTCTGGACAAATACCTATAGCATTACAATTTAGAGGaaagtcaataaaataataagtaggtagtcaATATAATTTATATCACAAATCTTATATTTagtaataagtacctaaataacagGATGTAAAATTACATCTTTAAAACTAGGTACCCCCAATTCTAAGTTTAGGTTTAGATAAATTGATATACCTAGGTATTTATGCCCAATTTTTTAGCagttaatttttataagtatactttactaaaggtcattaaaaacaaaattaaaaggcCCAGTAACGTAGTTAAGCGAGGTGCCGGAAATTTGAATAGCTCCTCCTTTCCAGCCTATTTGAAAGTTTTCCGTAATTTTTGATATTAACGTTTCTAGCTCTAACTCGGATATACGTCGACCTGAAACAGAAATACCTGTATTTGtttttgtaccaagctaatacCCCTACCCCTAATGTAAAAGACCCCGGAcctaaagtatggaaaatgtggttttagttaaatatcttgagattttgatatgttatagattttagagtcctgaacaaaagtctctaggggtgctaccactatttccgagtccctttcagagtttcgactgattttgtacTAGATAACAAAGTATTTTGGTATTATGTAGTCCTAGTTGAATATACGTTTGAAGTTGACATTGCAGTCATTTTATCTTTCTTTAAATGGCCAGCTTATCGCTGTAATATGGCGATTAGCCagttttagtgtttagcagtaacgctttggtttactgcgacataaacgcatattgcttgtgtcagcgcaacctatcgtgtatatataggcaggcatttagagaatatacgttgttatactatcacacataaggtgtttcaATACATACTCCCTGCTACTGCTCGAAACAACATAACAAGGTGTCTCTTGTTATTTGATCGCAATATAGGTTCAATCTAATGTCAagtgtttaaataaatagttgggAATTGAATCTTGTTAAAGTACTCTGTAGTGACTGTAGTGTCTTGTTGTGGTATTTTGTTATCTAGTACAAAATCAGTcgaacaattatgcactacatctgtaagatGAAAAGAATACAAGCTTACCAATACACATCCTGACTCCAAATCCAAACGGGCTGGTAACGAAGGGAtgtgtgttgccatggtaaaGGGGATCGTGTTTGTCGACCAGCCATCTTTCGGGGATAAACTCGTCAGGTCTTGGATAGTGGTCTTCCTTTATTGACAGGTACTGGTGGGAGAGTCCTATCATAATCTGGAAAATACATTTTGTAAATACAATTCGACGGTGGAAGAACCCTTGAAGCGACATTTTGGtcgaaaataagttattataatgtaattaatCTTCTAACCGATCACCAATCGTTCAAGTGATGACCACTTGAATTGGTCTTCAATAGTGAAACGATAGGTAAGGAAGAAGAATTCTGACTCACAGTTACTACTACTGGTActggtggtggtactagtgctcgacatgctaatgcccaattgATAataccctgctgtcacctctattgacaatgacttaagtttcaagatgacatgtactgggaccgcgtcgagcaccaatACCACCTTAAACTATTTTTGAAATGGAAAATGCACCACCGTGAGACATTCCAACTCGCAGCTCTCAACACCGCAAAATCCATTATTTTCTCAATCCAACAAAAAAGCAGAAGAATTTTGTTTCACGCTTAGCCTTCCATTATTAGGAAAGACAACATCTATGCGTACAAAACAACACATGGTAAGCGTATTCAAATAATTATGATCATGGTATTGCTGAAGATgaaaatgattggacatttgtTACGGCACGACTATTTCTTTAAAACCATCATATAAGGCAAGATAAAAGGAAAGAGAGGCAGGGGCAGACCAAGACGTAGCTATGtcgaccaaataaaagaaaacatggTATCGTGTCGTATCGAGAGGTCAAAGATATGGCATTATACGAGAGGGAGAAATGTAAAATATTCCACCGACAAGAGGATACCTCTTAAATTGAAGAATTGAGCGCCGAGTCGGTCAGTTTGCGAGTTGCTGACACTGTAACATGTGTCGCATCAGCCGTGTCgccgcccgcgagcctcccgcgCGCGCGCCCTCCCCCCGCCTCCTCCAAATCACGTCATCGTGTTTACGCGGATGTCGTCGCCGGTCCGAAAGTCGCACCGAACCGGGTTAGTATACCTGTAAAGGGTACTGAAGATCGAGCGGCTCCCAAGGAGAAGCTCCCTGTTACCAGTGTGGATGAAGAGGATTTCACAGTggtatcaagaaagaagaaggcgcgcacggcgcctcgtaagactcagtgtggtaccgccgaaccggctaattctggcttgcgggttgctacaccgagtaaggcgctgtacgtatcgcgcctgcattacaccgccacggctgctgaagtggtggagtatgtacaccagaagaccggctacacgctgagggtgttccagcttcgatcgcgccactacgtgcacttcaactcttttgtggtgcgcgtgccgcgaccgctgcagggaaccatcgagtgcgtcgacttctggccgaaaggtgtcgtgtttcggaggttccggggcaaactgccgaatccgacacaagagcaaccgatgcaacggagccacgccgttttgtcgactaaatagtgtttagttttaagtttataaaatacatatgtatgttagtctgtaaggtatttgtaatatgggccttgttgcctgaattaaatttctaaataaaataaattgctgAAGATACTAGTCCTATGACCATTGATTGGGATCGAATACCtcttaaaacatgaaaatatgAACTTACTCCTTTCGGTATTTTATATCCAAGCAGATTGTGTTCCTTAGTGGACGTTCTTGCGTTACCAGTGACTACAGGGAGTACCCTCATAGACTCTTTTATACAAGCCTTTAGGTATGGCCTCCGAGTTTCCTTGCTTAAAACTTCTTCTCTTAGCTTCTTTTGTTTCTCAGGGTTTGTTGCCAAAAGGTATAACGTAGCGAGCGCTGTGTGGGCTGCCTGTAAATTGTTGTTGTTATACTTGCAGGTAATGTTACTAATTAAATATGCAAAAAACCCTAAAGCGTGATGTAGTTACTTGTACCTAATTTACTACTTAAATAGTTGATTTATTTTACTGACCAGAATAAATAGTGTCGGCTTAAATACCGCCTAATTATTAAGatgaaatattttcataaaagttGTATAAAAACTTCGTTTCATTTCaccaaattaattaatttaccaaGAAGTATGAACATAACTTAATTTCAGAACACttaattaaaatgtaccaatcGATAAGTCAATTTCCTCATTACGGTTGTTTCAAAAATAATCTTCTCTTTAACGTCGATTGAAAACATATTCTTTTCCTCCATGTAACAATTTTAATTTGCAACATTGGCGTTCCGCAAGGAAGTATATTTATTGGGGTTTTTGCTTTTTACCTTATCTACGTAAAAGATTTACTTAAGGTCAACACTTATTACAAAAAAGAATATGCTGAAtgattttatttaatgattTGGGTAATTATTTTAAGGAaaagtattttactaaaatGCACACTCCATGCATTCAACGTTATGCCTTATCGTCCTTAGTCttgctttttcttttattatttttatcagatggttcatcatcatcatcatcatcatcagatgGGTACTGGATCCTAAGTTGATGGTAGAGAAAATCCAACCAGAGATTTACTTTGTATACTTATCTGAAACTTACCGTGTCTACTCCAGCCATGAGCATATCTGAAGCCATCACATGTGCTATTTGAACATCGATCTCCAATATTTTTTCCAGTATTGGCATCTCTGAGTTCGAGGGTTCCGCACCATTCTTTTCTGATTCCTTCATACTTTTAAGGGCTTCATCAATGAAGTGCTTCGTCAAACTAAAGAGATATTAAAACCTTAACTGTTTGTAATTTTCCACTAAAGAGAAAATTTTGAGATTCTTCAAAAAATATCTTATATCTATGGTCACTTTTCCGGGATTTCCTATAAGCAGCAGAACTTGTCAGTTTTTTAAAaggataataaaaaaaagttatagcTCCCTGGGGTGTTATTTCTTGTTTTACAATCCATAACTCCagcgggaacaatataggcctttatccttcagtacacctgcatgaaataagatatGTTTCGATCAAATGTGATGAAGAAATATTTAACTTCGCATTGAACTTGTATACCATAGTTGTAGTATtacccctttattcataaacgcgctacaaacctcaattagttaATAATCGTTTgcccttatctgtcattttgacttatgtattagtatgaaagggataaaacataatttaactaaatcaggtccgtaaagttttatgaataagtttTACGTTACCTTTCCTGTTCTTCATAAAGTCGCATTGCTCTTCTAAAAGCCGGCGTTGAGAACCATCTCCAAGGGCTAGTCCCGAAATCTAGCTTCCCTGGTATTTGGAAGACATCGTGGATATTCTGTATCAGTTTCCTAGCAGGCGAGTCTGCTGGTAGATTGGGGTCAAAGCAGTTTAGCCGGGTACCCAGTGCCACTACTCCGATGGACTCCAGGGCCCATAGGTTCATCTCGATGTCGAGGTTCTTCGTTATCATGTTGTTTTCATCGCGAAGCGATTTGATCCTGTCGGAATATTTCATGTTAGGCTGTTTGTAAGTCTAAGTAGTAAAAGAAAGTTTGTTAACTGACCGTCAGTGGTTATCTATACATATGTACAATTGTAGTgcttaattattttccatcgtattttcacgaaaacgTATAAacttgtcttgctatttcagtcagtcttggtacaaaaattctaacgttgactgaagtagcatgacaaatacgaacgtttccgacgaaatacgatggaaaccaattatgcactacatgtaTAATGAATTAGTATAAAATTGACAGTCAACCTTGTGGTACACGAGAGGGATGACGTGGCAAACaatatatttgttaaaattcTTGAACTTATCCGGATCAATAAACAACGAAAGACTATCTCTTAATATATTCCATAGTATAGACCagca
It encodes the following:
- the LOC134806354 gene encoding cytochrome P450 CYP12A2-like, producing the protein MIVLFDVKAIEHVLRSENSMPIRPGFESLAYYRHRHNKTYDPKRLTGLITDHGENWKEFRLKVNSVMLQPKTIKLYTDVLEKVSTDMVERIKSLRDENNMITKNLDIEMNLWALESIGVVALGTRLNCFDPNLPADSPARKLIQNIHDVFQIPGKLDFGTSPWRWFSTPAFRRAMRLYEEQESLTKHFIDEALKSMKESEKNGAEPSNSEMPILEKILEIDVQIAHVMASDMLMAGVDTAAHTALATLYLLATNPEKQKKLREEVLSKETRRPYLKACIKESMRVLPVVTGNARTSTKEHNLLGYKIPKGIMIGLSHQYLSIKEDHYPRPDEFIPERWLVDKHDPLYHGNTHPFVTSPFGFGVRMCIGRRISELELETLISKITENFQIGWKGGAIQISGTSLNYVTGPFNFVFNDL